taatattaatagtgttaataatatttcgTTAGACAACAATCATAAGGACAAGAAAGAAGATAATCATGAATACataaaagaagaatttGAACATAAATGctattcaaataataattcatcCAGTTTTgaaaatcaaaatattaaatacCATTCTTTACTGattaataatgaatataagaaacatttaatattcgactgttatatatacatttttatttttttcaaatatataaaacatttaaGAAATACtataaaatacaaaattgaaaaaatacaaaataacattaaaaagataataaacatatttataaacatatatcatataaataaaacagaaataaataaaaataaatgtaatgTCTCTAAAAAGgtaaatatatcaaattCCCACAAtcttataaataaagatgaaaatgtaaaattaaatgaaatgaATGATCACGTATCATGTAATgatcatttatataatatatattccaaCTACATACATTTATCTAAAAAGTACAAAAATTgcataaaaataaattacgaaattataaaatcaATTCATTTGTTCCATTTGttattaaaacatttttataattattttcctATTTTGAAAATCGCGAATAACCAAACAGATAatcttattatttataattattatgacAAATCATATATCTATccatatgaaaataataataaacaaaatgttataaaaaatgtggAAAATCAAACAACTGATGTCTTAAAAGataagaaagaaaaaacaaacaattttaatgtatttaaaaatgtcaatgaatatgaattggattttttttatttcaatgaaacaaaaaatgatgaaaatggAACCATTCATAGTTTAGTAGAATCAACCAAAATGGAAAATTTTGATgacattttattaaatgaaaatgaaacaGAATTATCTTCATATAATTTGCCACAAAATCATATATCACATGACTACTTATTAGAAGACGAAAAAGACCAACATAATTctgtaaattttttaagttcagaaaaattatttttatatcttatTAACAATAAATTGGATCACATTTTAATTAATGttcatatgtataatttttcaaacGAAAATGGgacaataaaatatacaccGATAGATGGATATAATATTCCTGTTCCTAAAGAAGAAAAcgatatgaataatatggTATTACAAATTGGGAATGAgaaatgtaatatatacCAAAGTAGTGATGTTTTAAAATGTTTGAAAGGTCAAACGAGTGTTTATAACAAAATtgaagaaatattaaatcaattatttaataataacattatGTTAAATCAACTgaattttaatataactactgaaaattatgtaaattatgtaaatcatttacataaatacaataaaaacattttgGAAATATATGATGATCATATTTTTGATATGTACTATAAAATACCAAAAGAAAAATCAATAGAAACTGAAGAatcaataaaaaataaaacgTTACTACAAGTTAAGATATTCTTAGATTATGAAAAgttatataacaaaaaaacaGTGGAAACACAAACAATAGAATCCTTTTTCAAAAAAGATAAATCTATACAAATTATGAAGGACAAGGAAATTTCTACAATAACGCAACAATATAGTCAAACACAAAAAGTAACCAACACattgttttatttaaaagatatttaTGATTAAAATGATACATTTGGCattaaaattatgaaatattataatatatctgGCAAAATGAtgttcaaaaaaaaaaaaaaattaaataaaaaaataaaaaaataaaataaaataaaataaaattatttttttcatgatgtaaaataatattaaatattgaactatataaatatatatatatatatatattttacacatttattgaaatatgatttatttatgtaggaatgtttttttcatttcgttatatatttcttttttcttatgaataaaatatacatgttatatatatatatatatatatatatatatatatatatatatatgtatgtatgtatgtatgtatgtatgtatgtatgtatttatttatttttttatttatatttattcccattttttaaatatatatatattattcttttttaaaataaaaaatacatattaatattttttttattggCTTCATATGAAATggttaataatataaaaatttgaTTAAAGTTGAActtttttttggtttttgtttttacacttaaataataaaatggCATAAATGTAgcataaaatattacattatatatgtatatatatatatatatatatatatatatatatgtatatataataagcCCTATTTCATTG
The window above is part of the Plasmodium reichenowi strain SY57 chromosome 7, whole genome shotgun sequence genome. Proteins encoded here:
- a CDS encoding hypothetical protein (conserved Plasmodium protein, unknown function) → MEGPIYDENDMCILSCAFLIYNFEYNNFEIKEKSEIVKQTNKKINKYGNFILLSNYKYVNNFSYTTNILHYFYKITEHYIFKYVNSIIIDSLFFFKCINEIKYYKSSDNFEKEKMKEKYYIKLDEDNKRYVCHDNYLFDYNTLHNYVEQFKKIKGKKKKEKEKTINKNINIEDDKKAVFTNYGDQININNNNNHMNDNSYMKNKKIDNSEPILAFKKSFLYKICEVNDNLHNKKNRMIYLTKIFRKIITRKKIREFICENEKKKKKKYLQFFLHLSLGIFIYIYIYKYIKQNYKSIEFFIFLNNLKKIKQLYLDQIPHMDKANILNFIKHIKFINIQMFQYIYISFFVNIYKFVNFIYHLTMLSLYNYFKYYYECDKDLDNNNNNKKKKNKNNKHIFNINSVNNISLDNNHKDKKEDNHEYIKEEFEHKCYSNNNSSSFENQNIKYHSLLINNEYKKHLIFDCYIYIFIFFKYIKHLRNTIKYKIEKIQNNIKKIINIFINIYHINKTEINKNKCNVSKKVNISNSHNLINKDENVKLNEMNDHVSCNDHLYNIYSNYIHLSKKYKNCIKINYEIIKSIHLFHLLLKHFYNYFPILKIANNQTDNLIIYNYYDKSYIYPYENNNKQNVIKNVENQTTDVLKDKKEKTNNFNVFKNVNEYELDFFYFNETKNDENGTIHSLVESTKMENFDDILLNENETELSSYNLPQNHISHDYLLEDEKDQHNSVNFLSSEKLFLYLINNKLDHILINVHMYNFSNENGTIKYTPIDGYNIPVPKEENDMNNMVLQIGNEKCNIYQSSDVLKCLKGQTSVYNKIEEILNQLFNNNIMLNQLNFNITTENYVNYVNHLHKYNKNILEIYDDHIFDMYYKIPKEKSIETEESIKNKTLLQVKIFLDYEKLYNKKTVETQTIESFFKKDKSIQIMKDKEISTITQQYSQTQKVTNTLFYLKDIYD